A genomic region of Mesobacillus jeotgali contains the following coding sequences:
- a CDS encoding TIGR02530 family flagellar biosynthesis protein, whose translation MDKTNFHPIHSLPVNRTHHKPVKANKLTQTSFSLQLQSVIQSKNGLTISKHATERLEQRGINISQERWNRIEEKVSQAKAKGVSDSLVLLKDAALIVSAKNNTVITAMGRQEAAEQIFTNINGTIVMEN comes from the coding sequence ATGGATAAAACAAACTTTCATCCAATTCATTCACTGCCTGTTAACAGGACACACCATAAACCTGTAAAAGCCAACAAATTAACACAAACATCTTTTTCCTTGCAATTGCAAAGTGTTATCCAATCAAAGAATGGACTAACAATAAGTAAGCATGCAACTGAACGGCTGGAGCAAAGGGGAATTAACATTTCCCAGGAGCGCTGGAACAGAATTGAGGAAAAAGTAAGTCAGGCTAAGGCCAAGGGCGTGAGTGATTCACTCGTTCTGCTAAAGGATGCGGCACTGATTGTCAGTGCAAAAAACAACACTGTCATTACCGCAATGGGAAGGCAAGAAGCAGCGGAACAAATATTCACCAATATAAATGGAACCATCGTTATGGAAAATTAA
- the fliG gene encoding flagellar motor switch protein FliG, which produces MVRKDQKELTGKQKAAILLISLGPDVSASVYKHLSEEEIEKLTLEISGVKKVDSLAKEEILEEFHSIALAQDYITQGGIGYAKTVLEKALGTDQAAVIINRLTSSLQVRPFDFARKADAGQILNFIQNEHPQTIALILSYLDSAQAGQILSELPQDVQADIARRIAVMDSTSPEIINEVEQILERKLSATVTQDYTQTGGIEAVVDVLNGVDRATERTILDALEIQDPELAEEIKKRMFVFEDIVTLDNRAIQRVIRDCENEDLMLALKVSSDEVKEIVFKNMSKRMVETFQDEMEFMGPVRLRDVEEAQSRIVAIIRRLEEAGEIVIARGGGDDIIV; this is translated from the coding sequence ATGGTGAGGAAAGACCAAAAGGAATTAACAGGAAAACAGAAGGCAGCAATCCTCCTGATCTCACTTGGCCCAGATGTTTCTGCTTCGGTTTATAAGCATTTAAGTGAAGAAGAAATTGAGAAGCTTACACTTGAAATATCAGGTGTGAAGAAGGTTGACTCGCTGGCAAAGGAAGAAATTCTGGAAGAGTTCCACAGCATTGCGCTGGCTCAGGATTATATCACGCAAGGTGGAATCGGTTACGCGAAGACGGTTTTAGAAAAAGCGTTAGGGACCGATCAGGCCGCTGTGATCATCAATAGACTGACATCATCGCTGCAAGTAAGGCCATTTGATTTCGCACGAAAAGCGGATGCTGGGCAAATTCTCAATTTTATTCAAAACGAGCATCCACAAACGATTGCACTCATACTTTCTTATTTAGATTCGGCACAAGCGGGCCAGATTTTATCTGAACTGCCGCAAGACGTCCAGGCGGATATTGCACGCCGTATTGCAGTGATGGACAGCACATCACCAGAAATTATTAATGAGGTCGAGCAAATCCTGGAAAGAAAGCTTTCAGCCACTGTTACTCAGGACTATACGCAAACTGGCGGTATTGAGGCTGTAGTGGATGTATTGAACGGAGTGGACCGTGCAACCGAACGTACGATTCTAGATGCACTGGAAATCCAGGATCCTGAACTGGCCGAGGAAATCAAAAAGCGGATGTTCGTATTTGAAGATATTGTCACACTTGATAACCGTGCAATCCAGCGCGTTATCAGAGACTGTGAAAACGAAGATCTCATGCTTGCTCTTAAAGTTTCAAGTGATGAAGTCAAAGAAATTGTCTTTAAGAATATGTCTAAGCGTATGGTCGAAACCTTCCAGGATGAAATGGAATTCATGGGTCCTGTAAGGCTTCGCGATGTTGAAGAAGCACAATCCAGGATTGTAGCTATTATCCGTCGTCTGGAAGAAGCTGGTGAAATCGTCATTGCCCGTGGCGGAGGAGATGATATTATTGTCTAG
- the fliI gene encoding flagellar protein export ATPase FliI: MKAEDLLEHVDFLDSFKRYGRVKRVVGLMIESQGPESSIGDVCFIHVGTKKKRKIQAEVVGFKDENVILMPYTSLHDISPGSLVETTMKPLEIKAGPGLIGKVVDSLGVPLDQSSLPKGLASVPTEQDPPNPLSRPPISEPIEVGVRMIDSLLTVGSGQRVGIFAGSGVGKSTLLGMIARNTTADLNVIGLIGERGREVREFIERDLGPEGLKRSIVVVATSDQPALMRIKGAYTATAIAEYFRDKGLNVMLMMDSVTRVAMAQREVGLAVGEPPTTKGYTPSVFAILSRLLERTGTNEFGSITGFYTVLVDGDDMNEPIADTVRGILDGHFVLDRDLANKGQYPAVNVLKSISRIMNNIVADEHVKAAERLRELLSTYINAEDLINIGAYKKGTSAEIDEAIMRYPQILDFLKQGTNEKVSINESVQALLQLVRKG; the protein is encoded by the coding sequence GTGAAGGCCGAAGATTTATTGGAACATGTCGATTTTCTGGATAGTTTTAAACGTTATGGACGTGTAAAAAGAGTTGTCGGCCTGATGATTGAGTCCCAGGGGCCTGAAAGTTCAATAGGCGATGTCTGCTTTATTCATGTGGGCACAAAGAAAAAGCGGAAAATCCAGGCGGAGGTTGTCGGTTTTAAAGATGAAAACGTCATTTTGATGCCTTATACATCTCTTCACGATATATCACCTGGAAGTCTGGTTGAAACGACGATGAAACCACTTGAAATAAAAGCAGGGCCGGGATTGATTGGCAAAGTCGTTGATTCGCTAGGTGTTCCATTGGATCAATCCAGCCTGCCAAAAGGATTGGCTTCAGTTCCTACAGAACAAGATCCCCCCAACCCTTTGAGCAGACCGCCAATCTCGGAACCGATAGAAGTCGGAGTCAGGATGATTGACAGCCTGCTGACAGTTGGCAGCGGCCAGCGTGTTGGGATATTTGCCGGTAGTGGTGTCGGGAAAAGTACTTTGTTGGGAATGATTGCAAGAAATACTACAGCAGACCTGAATGTCATTGGGTTGATTGGTGAACGTGGTCGAGAAGTCAGAGAGTTCATCGAACGCGATTTAGGTCCAGAAGGACTAAAACGTTCGATAGTAGTTGTTGCCACTTCAGACCAGCCTGCATTAATGCGGATCAAAGGAGCCTATACAGCAACAGCCATCGCAGAGTATTTTCGTGATAAAGGATTGAATGTCATGCTGATGATGGATTCAGTTACTCGAGTGGCTATGGCGCAGCGTGAAGTAGGTCTGGCAGTTGGTGAACCTCCTACCACGAAAGGATATACTCCTTCAGTGTTCGCCATCCTTTCAAGGCTTCTTGAAAGGACAGGGACGAATGAATTTGGATCAATAACTGGCTTTTATACCGTCCTTGTAGATGGTGATGACATGAACGAACCTATTGCTGACACAGTAAGGGGAATTCTGGATGGCCACTTTGTTTTAGACAGGGACTTAGCCAATAAAGGCCAGTACCCTGCAGTGAATGTGTTAAAAAGCATAAGCCGAATCATGAACAATATTGTCGCCGATGAACATGTCAAAGCAGCTGAAAGATTGAGGGAATTACTAAGTACTTATATCAATGCCGAGGATTTGATTAATATCGGGGCATATAAAAAAGGCACTTCTGCCGAGATAGATGAAGCGATTATGAGATACCCTCAAATTCTTGATTTCTTAAAACAAGGAACCAATGAAAAAGTCTCAATAAATGAGAGTGTTCAGGCTTTATTGCAGTTAGTAAGGAAAGGTTGA
- the fliJ gene encoding flagellar export protein FliJ, with translation MRYQFKFDKILSLKSREVDEAQVVYQDSVKKFEEVADRLYHLLKKKEDLESFQSDRLLDGLPVQEIRHHQQFIGNLEKSIAHYQKVVMNARNIMNYQQVQLMEKNQEVKKYEKIKEKDHLQFLADEKYAESRMMDEVSIQQYMNREIR, from the coding sequence ATGCGGTATCAATTCAAGTTTGATAAGATCCTTTCACTCAAGTCGAGAGAAGTGGACGAAGCACAAGTCGTATACCAGGATTCAGTAAAAAAGTTCGAAGAGGTGGCTGACAGACTCTATCATCTTCTGAAGAAAAAAGAAGATCTTGAGAGCTTTCAATCAGACCGGCTTCTAGATGGTTTGCCGGTCCAGGAAATACGACACCATCAACAGTTTATCGGTAATCTTGAAAAATCGATTGCCCACTATCAGAAAGTCGTGATGAATGCGAGAAACATCATGAATTATCAACAAGTTCAATTGATGGAGAAAAATCAGGAAGTAAAAAAGTACGAAAAAATCAAAGAGAAAGACCATCTTCAATTTCTGGCAGATGAAAAGTATGCAGAAAGCAGGATGATGGATGAAGTCTCGATTCAGCAATATATGAACCGGGAAATTAGGTGA
- the fliF gene encoding flagellar basal-body MS-ring/collar protein FliF, which translates to MKETVQKYIHTMKDFWQGRTRKQKISLGASIFFVLTVAVLTAFFTSRTSLEPLYSNLSPAETGSIKESLDARGIKSEIADGGNTILVPKESVDSLKVELAAEGIPKSGSIDYSFFSQNAGLGMTDNEFFVLKLDAMQTELADLMKGIDGVNDAKVMINLPEKGIFVSDNEQPASASIVLNTSPGYQFKEDQINALYHLVAKSVPNLPTDNIVIMNQYFEYFDLKNENNSSGASFASQHQVKQQIERDVQRQVQNLLGTLMGHDKVVVSVTADIDFTQENREENIVEPVDKENMEGIAISAQRITETFTGNADQAGGIPEGGNPGETTGSQYLEGATGNGDYERVEETINNEVSRIRKEITESPYKVRDLGIQVMVEPPTPDDRNSLPQERVEDITKILGTIVRTTIDKESLGEELTDELIEDKVVVSVQPFNGKVTFESQVVEKLPWWVYLVGGLLLAGIVVLLLLFMRSRKKEVEEEFVMEEKYEPIRVPDVNKEFETEGTMKKKQLEKMAKEKPEDFAKLLRTWISED; encoded by the coding sequence TTATAGCAATCTTTCTCCAGCCGAGACTGGAAGTATCAAAGAAAGCCTTGATGCAAGGGGCATAAAATCTGAAATTGCTGATGGAGGCAACACCATCCTAGTTCCCAAGGAATCGGTTGATAGCTTGAAAGTTGAGCTGGCAGCTGAAGGAATTCCTAAATCAGGAAGTATAGATTATTCATTTTTCAGCCAGAATGCCGGCCTCGGTATGACAGATAATGAATTCTTTGTCTTAAAACTGGATGCTATGCAAACAGAGCTTGCTGATTTGATGAAAGGAATAGATGGCGTCAATGATGCGAAGGTAATGATTAACCTGCCTGAAAAAGGGATTTTTGTTAGCGATAATGAGCAGCCTGCATCGGCATCCATCGTGCTAAATACAAGCCCAGGTTATCAATTCAAGGAAGATCAAATAAATGCACTCTATCACCTAGTGGCTAAAAGTGTACCCAACCTTCCTACAGATAATATCGTCATCATGAATCAATATTTTGAGTACTTCGATTTAAAAAATGAAAATAATTCCAGTGGAGCATCTTTTGCTTCTCAGCATCAGGTCAAACAGCAAATTGAGAGAGATGTGCAAAGGCAGGTCCAAAATTTGCTTGGCACTCTTATGGGGCATGATAAAGTAGTTGTTTCCGTTACCGCCGATATAGACTTTACCCAGGAAAACAGAGAAGAAAACATCGTTGAGCCTGTTGATAAAGAAAATATGGAAGGAATTGCAATCAGTGCACAGCGAATTACTGAAACCTTCACTGGGAATGCAGATCAAGCTGGCGGGATTCCAGAAGGAGGAAACCCTGGAGAAACGACTGGGTCTCAATACCTTGAGGGAGCAACTGGCAACGGAGATTATGAAAGAGTCGAAGAAACAATAAATAATGAGGTCAGCAGAATTCGTAAGGAAATTACCGAGAGTCCATACAAGGTGAGAGATCTTGGAATTCAGGTGATGGTCGAACCGCCAACTCCAGATGACCGTAATTCATTGCCGCAGGAACGTGTAGAGGATATTACAAAAATCCTTGGTACCATCGTCAGAACGACCATTGATAAAGAGTCTCTAGGCGAAGAGCTGACAGATGAATTGATTGAAGACAAGGTCGTTGTATCAGTGCAGCCGTTCAATGGAAAGGTAACCTTCGAAAGCCAGGTTGTAGAAAAGCTGCCTTGGTGGGTATACCTAGTTGGCGGATTATTGTTAGCAGGTATTGTAGTATTACTACTTCTATTTATGAGATCGAGGAAGAAAGAAGTAGAAGAAGAATTTGTAATGGAAGAAAAATATGAGCCAATTCGTGTTCCTGATGTGAACAAGGAATTTGAGACAGAAGGCACAATGAAGAAAAAGCAACTGGAAAAAATGGCGAAAGAAAAGCCAGAGGATTTCGCAAAGCTATTGCGAACTTGGATTTCTGAGGATTAG
- the flgD gene encoding flagellar hook assembly protein FlgD has protein sequence MVNSINSSYLLSNLQKDRKAGSDILGKDDFLKILMTQLQNQDPLNPMQDKDFIAQMATFSTLEQITNMGKSIDRFVQAEQQNKMISYSQFVGKEITWHKIETVNGEETVQQGNGKVASVQFKEDTVSFVLEDGTILEPANISQINELSSENHMLQASMLIGKTITYLDENKQEKSANVLSVSFKNGKTSYLLDDENNTSIISSQITKIQ, from the coding sequence ATGGTGAATAGTATTAATTCTTCTTATCTGCTGTCGAATCTTCAAAAGGACAGGAAAGCTGGTTCAGATATTCTTGGGAAAGATGATTTCTTGAAAATCCTGATGACCCAGCTTCAGAATCAAGATCCTTTGAATCCGATGCAGGATAAAGATTTTATTGCCCAAATGGCAACATTTTCGACTCTTGAGCAAATCACGAATATGGGGAAGTCAATCGATCGATTTGTACAGGCTGAACAGCAAAATAAGATGATTTCCTATAGCCAGTTTGTGGGCAAGGAGATTACATGGCATAAGATTGAAACAGTAAATGGCGAGGAAACCGTTCAACAGGGAAATGGGAAGGTTGCCTCTGTGCAGTTCAAAGAAGACACCGTTTCTTTTGTGCTTGAGGATGGCACGATTCTGGAACCGGCGAATATTTCCCAAATCAATGAGTTATCAAGTGAAAATCATATGTTGCAGGCGAGTATGCTGATTGGGAAAACAATTACCTATCTTGATGAAAATAAACAAGAAAAATCAGCTAATGTCCTTTCTGTTTCATTCAAGAATGGCAAAACATCCTATTTACTAGATGATGAGAATAATACAAGCATCATTTCTTCACAGATAACCAAAATTCAATAA
- the fliL gene encoding flagellar basal body-associated protein FliL yields MKNNKLVMIMSVMLVAILLVGTIAVVAVMKLTAEDEKKEPSIDEVLEASVDIPEVTTNLASNDFIKISFKIETDGKKAKEELQKRDFQVKNLIIYELSEKKAEELQGKEGKMNLEETLKAKLNDLMLDGKIKKVYITGSLLQ; encoded by the coding sequence ATGAAGAATAATAAACTGGTAATGATTATGTCGGTCATGCTGGTAGCCATATTGCTAGTAGGGACTATAGCAGTTGTGGCGGTTATGAAGCTTACGGCTGAGGATGAAAAAAAAGAACCGAGCATCGATGAGGTACTGGAAGCTTCGGTGGACATCCCTGAGGTAACAACGAATTTGGCATCAAATGATTTTATTAAGATTTCTTTTAAAATTGAAACAGACGGCAAAAAAGCAAAAGAAGAGTTGCAAAAGAGAGATTTTCAGGTTAAAAACCTGATTATTTATGAATTGTCCGAGAAAAAGGCGGAAGAGCTGCAAGGCAAGGAAGGCAAGATGAACCTTGAAGAAACCCTCAAAGCAAAGCTGAATGACCTGATGCTTGATGGAAAAATCAAAAAGGTCTACATAACAGGTTCTCTCCTCCAATAG
- the fliH gene encoding flagellar assembly protein FliH: MILLSRLIKSQYTSSMPAEKKVISIRVLESSEQQEVPQVFTHTEDERRRIIEGALAEADNIVSKAIEEAEQIRQQVQLEQQEWEQQRSLLVEESRQQGFEQGYQEGRTQGYEEYRQTIMFAKETVDAAKRDYENHIESSEKVILDLGVKIAGKIIGEKLAADEAFLPLVKRALKNSRDYKDIQLHVHPKYYQELLNQKDELIAIFPKDIDFYIYPDDELEETSCIIESENGRVDASVDSQLEEIKNKLFEMLESEQ, from the coding sequence ATGATATTATTGTCTAGGCTTATCAAATCCCAATACACCAGTAGTATGCCAGCAGAAAAGAAGGTCATCTCTATCAGGGTGTTAGAATCATCGGAACAACAAGAAGTCCCACAGGTCTTCACTCATACGGAAGATGAAAGAAGGCGAATCATCGAGGGGGCTCTAGCTGAGGCAGATAATATTGTGTCAAAGGCCATTGAGGAAGCAGAACAGATTCGCCAGCAAGTCCAACTGGAGCAGCAAGAATGGGAACAGCAAAGATCTTTATTGGTCGAAGAATCCAGGCAGCAGGGCTTTGAACAAGGCTATCAGGAAGGTAGAACCCAGGGGTATGAAGAGTACCGCCAAACAATCATGTTTGCTAAAGAAACGGTTGATGCGGCGAAAAGAGATTACGAGAATCATATTGAATCATCAGAAAAGGTAATTCTTGATCTCGGGGTGAAAATAGCCGGGAAGATAATCGGGGAAAAACTAGCTGCAGATGAAGCTTTCCTTCCCCTTGTAAAAAGGGCGTTAAAAAACTCCAGGGATTATAAGGATATTCAGCTTCATGTACATCCGAAATACTATCAGGAACTGCTAAACCAAAAGGATGAACTGATTGCCATCTTTCCAAAGGATATTGATTTCTATATTTACCCGGATGATGAGCTTGAGGAGACATCGTGTATCATCGAATCTGAAAATGGCAGGGTCGACGCAAGTGTAGACAGTCAATTGGAAGAAATCAAAAATAAGCTTTTTGAAATGCTGGAGAGTGAACAATAG
- a CDS encoding flagellar hook protein FlgE, whose protein sequence is MLRSMYSGISGMKNFQTKLDVIGNNIANVNTYGFKKGRVTFKDTMNQTISGASAATENKGGKNPMQVGLGSTIASIDLIDTQSSLQTTGRALDLAISGDGYFVVKQGQSQMYTRAGNFYLDDNGTLVTGEGFKVQSYNQIGQLEDITVNVNALLPAKQTTELVMKGNLPKDAKGNSELLQQIKVVDDDGIEHVIDLKISPVDASSGSWKLAFTDKSITVDPNNPNANLVERTITIPDFDPTNPPADLSITLKVNDGSNGAKDLTVLMPIKDLTKEGGSMDANAYPDGNTQGALESFNIGSSGEINGVFSNGLVLTLGQLALAKFSNPSGLSKIGNNTFQESVNSGTANINVPGEGRGSIAAGALEMSNVDLSEEFTEMITAQRGFQANTRIITTSDEILQELVNLKR, encoded by the coding sequence ATGCTTCGTTCAATGTACTCAGGAATCAGTGGGATGAAAAACTTCCAAACAAAACTTGATGTAATCGGAAACAATATTGCCAATGTAAATACATACGGCTTCAAAAAGGGCCGTGTTACTTTTAAGGACACTATGAATCAAACAATCTCGGGCGCAAGTGCTGCTACCGAAAATAAGGGCGGCAAGAACCCAATGCAGGTTGGACTTGGTTCTACCATTGCCAGCATCGACTTGATTGATACTCAATCAAGCTTGCAAACAACAGGACGCGCTCTTGACCTGGCGATTTCAGGAGATGGCTATTTTGTTGTGAAACAGGGACAGTCCCAGATGTATACACGTGCAGGAAACTTTTATCTGGATGATAATGGGACATTGGTTACTGGTGAAGGGTTTAAGGTGCAATCCTATAATCAAATCGGTCAGTTAGAAGATATAACTGTTAACGTCAATGCGCTTTTGCCAGCTAAGCAGACGACTGAATTAGTAATGAAGGGTAACCTTCCAAAGGACGCGAAGGGCAATTCAGAATTACTTCAGCAAATCAAGGTAGTGGATGATGATGGTATTGAGCATGTAATTGATTTAAAAATCTCCCCTGTGGATGCTTCTTCAGGATCTTGGAAGTTAGCCTTTACTGATAAATCAATCACAGTTGATCCTAACAATCCAAACGCAAATCTTGTAGAGCGAACAATCACAATACCTGATTTTGATCCAACAAATCCGCCAGCAGACTTATCCATTACTCTAAAGGTTAATGATGGCAGTAATGGTGCCAAGGACCTAACTGTTCTCATGCCAATCAAAGATTTAACCAAGGAAGGCGGCAGCATGGACGCCAACGCTTATCCTGACGGAAATACCCAGGGTGCTTTGGAGAGTTTCAACATTGGTTCTTCTGGAGAAATCAACGGGGTTTTCTCCAATGGGTTAGTACTCACTCTTGGCCAATTAGCGCTTGCAAAATTCAGCAATCCATCTGGCCTTTCGAAAATCGGAAATAACACTTTCCAGGAGTCAGTCAACTCTGGTACAGCCAATATTAATGTTCCTGGTGAAGGCAGGGGTTCCATTGCGGCAGGAGCTCTTGAAATGTCCAATGTAGACCTTTCAGAAGAGTTTACTGAAATGATCACGGCTCAGCGTGGTTTCCAGGCGAATACCAGAATCATTACAACATCTGATGAAATCCTCCAGGAGCTCGTAAACCTAAAACGATAG
- a CDS encoding MotE family protein: MEEKENQDGNKLQWFLYVIAIPTLFAIVIALVALSILGINIFDTAKDIGGKVPFISQFVKEEKPLSIEEFEKDIISLEAEIKDREAKMDQLQSKIDSKDTQLKRMELEKAQLQAQIEELTAIQEENKRAFREIVKTYETMSAKSAAPIISKMDTEEAVKILTNIKPESLAAIMEKLPAEEAAKYTEILTNETNGN, encoded by the coding sequence GTGGAGGAAAAAGAAAATCAGGATGGTAACAAGCTCCAATGGTTTTTATATGTGATAGCAATTCCAACCTTGTTTGCGATTGTTATTGCTTTGGTTGCGCTTTCGATTCTAGGGATCAATATTTTCGATACAGCGAAAGACATAGGCGGGAAAGTACCCTTCATATCCCAGTTTGTAAAGGAAGAAAAGCCGCTATCCATTGAAGAATTTGAAAAAGATATCATCAGCCTTGAAGCAGAAATTAAAGACCGCGAAGCAAAAATGGATCAACTGCAGTCTAAAATCGATAGCAAGGATACACAGCTAAAACGAATGGAACTAGAAAAAGCACAGCTGCAAGCACAAATAGAGGAATTAACCGCGATCCAGGAGGAAAACAAGCGAGCTTTCCGGGAAATCGTCAAAACCTATGAAACGATGTCAGCAAAGAGTGCTGCTCCGATTATTTCTAAAATGGATACCGAGGAAGCAGTGAAGATTCTTACAAACATAAAGCCAGAATCACTTGCTGCCATAATGGAAAAGCTGCCTGCCGAAGAAGCAGCAAAGTATACAGAGATATTGACGAATGAAACTAACGGAAATTAG
- a CDS encoding flagellar FlbD family protein: MIKVTKLNGKSFRINSLFIEVVEAFPDTTITLTNGRKYVVRESEDEVSKLIQEFYQSVGLLGGRVLEEQNHEE, encoded by the coding sequence GTGATTAAAGTAACTAAATTAAACGGTAAATCATTTAGAATTAATTCATTATTTATCGAAGTGGTTGAAGCTTTTCCGGACACAACGATTACATTAACCAATGGGCGAAAGTATGTCGTAAGGGAAAGTGAAGATGAAGTGAGCAAATTAATCCAGGAATTTTATCAGAGTGTCGGCCTTCTTGGAGGGCGAGTGTTGGAGGAACAGAATCATGAAGAATAA
- a CDS encoding flagellar hook-length control protein FliK, whose protein sequence is MEIGGLGFFNTIAAGKQKLSGNVGAEASFAGLMSTVLSGKAESILSTQTAQGENLESLGALAEMININDLLDLEDGMKLLDLLNSDSGNLLTKALAHFGINKEDLKLFIQKWTGNSENDIESASEDELLSSLAAIITGIANQNGNQLLAKLEENDLQTLKALKLLELMTRYADGNEYKSSDPVKESLKNLGEELKNLLDTSKQNPHADYLQKRFTQLASDLNLANSRKISLPESSSGLKTDGPAGTVAYLPQMTKAEQLMLTMNSPERPVSPEQLMKQFESILSKSHFMNSGGTQKLFIKLFPEHLGSIRIELFQKDQTMMARIITTSGKAKETLESQINGLKQAFAAQNLSVERIEVTQQQAQQERFLNRDSQQHERQPDRGKQEKKEEKGDFNLSFEEALLNTEV, encoded by the coding sequence ATGGAAATTGGGGGTCTTGGATTTTTTAATACAATTGCTGCGGGAAAACAGAAACTGTCTGGAAATGTGGGGGCAGAGGCAAGCTTTGCCGGGTTAATGTCAACAGTCTTATCCGGAAAAGCAGAGTCAATACTATCAACTCAAACTGCGCAGGGTGAAAACCTTGAAAGTCTGGGTGCCTTGGCAGAAATGATCAATATAAATGATCTTTTAGACTTGGAAGATGGAATGAAGTTGCTGGATCTATTGAATTCAGACTCTGGAAATCTATTAACTAAGGCGCTGGCGCATTTTGGTATAAACAAAGAAGATTTGAAGCTTTTTATCCAGAAATGGACCGGTAACAGTGAAAATGATATCGAGAGTGCCTCTGAAGATGAGCTCTTGTCATCCTTAGCGGCTATAATAACAGGAATCGCGAATCAAAATGGAAATCAATTACTCGCAAAACTAGAAGAAAACGATTTGCAGACATTAAAGGCATTAAAGCTTTTGGAATTAATGACTAGATATGCTGATGGGAACGAATATAAAAGCTCTGATCCTGTTAAAGAATCTCTGAAGAATCTTGGTGAGGAATTAAAGAATCTTTTAGATACGAGTAAACAAAATCCTCATGCGGATTATTTACAAAAGAGATTTACCCAGTTAGCGAGTGATCTAAACCTTGCAAACTCAAGAAAAATATCATTACCAGAGAGTAGCTCGGGATTAAAGACGGACGGTCCAGCAGGAACTGTTGCTTATCTTCCACAGATGACAAAAGCTGAGCAATTAATGTTAACAATGAATAGTCCTGAAAGGCCGGTTTCACCTGAACAATTAATGAAGCAATTTGAATCGATTCTTTCGAAATCCCATTTCATGAATAGTGGGGGAACTCAAAAACTATTCATAAAATTATTCCCTGAGCATCTTGGGAGCATCCGTATAGAGCTTTTCCAAAAGGATCAAACGATGATGGCGCGAATCATAACTACTTCCGGGAAGGCGAAGGAAACGCTGGAATCACAGATTAATGGTCTCAAACAGGCCTTTGCGGCACAAAACCTTTCAGTAGAAAGAATTGAAGTGACTCAGCAGCAGGCCCAGCAAGAGCGATTCCTGAATAGAGATTCTCAGCAGCATGAGAGGCAGCCTGACAGAGGGAAGCAGGAAAAGAAAGAAGAAAAAGGCGATTTTAACCTTTCCTTCGAAGAAGCACTGCTAAATACTGAAGTATAG